The Castor canadensis chromosome 8, mCasCan1.hap1v2, whole genome shotgun sequence genome contains a region encoding:
- the Chadl gene encoding chondroadherin-like protein, which translates to MEGPQCATHGPLLLLLLLLLLGPVWHAAAYHCPQTCICDNARRHVACRHQNLTEVPNAIPELTQRLDLQGNMLKVIPPAAFQDLPYLTHLDLRHCQVEMVAEGAFRGLGRLLLLNLASNHLSTLPQEALDGLGSLRRLELEGNMLEELRPGSFGALGALATLNLAHNALVYLPAMAFQGLLRTRWLQLSHNALSVLAPEALAGLPALRRLSLHHNELQALPGAALSQARGLARLELGHNPLTYTGEEDGLALPGLRELMLDHGALQALGPRAFAHCPRLHTLDLRGNQLDTLPPLQGPGQLRQLWLQGNPLWCGCQARPLLEWLARARVRSDGACRGPRRLRGEALDALRPSDLRCPGDAAEEEEEERTVAVPRPTPRAPREEDGAATPCPRACVCVSESRHSSCEGRGLQAVPRGFPNDTQLLDLRRNHFPSVPRAAFPGLGHLVSLHLQHCGIAELEAGALAGLGRLVYLYLSDNQLSGLSAAALEGAPHLGYLYLERNRFQQVPGAALRALPSLFSLHLQDNAVDHLAPGDLVGARALRRLYLSGNRITKVSPGALGPARELEILHLDRNQLREVPTGALEGLPALLELQLSGNPLRALQDGAFQPISPSLQHLFLNSSGLEQISPRAFSGMGPGLQTLHLQKNQLRALPALPSLSQLELIDLSGNPFHCDCQLLPLHRWLTGLNLRVGATCATPPSVRGQRVKAAAAIFEDCPGWMARKAKQTPAFRPSARRIPIKRRQRGADKVGKERGHL; encoded by the exons ATGGAGGG ACCCCAGTGTGCCACCCATGGCcccttgctgctgctgctgctgctgctgctgctaggtCCAGTTTGGCATGCAGCAGCCTACCACTGTCCACAGACCTGCATCTGTGACAACGCCAGGCGGCACGTGGCCTGCAGGCACCAGAACCTCACTGAGGTGCCAAATGCCATCCCTGAG CTGACCCAGAGGCTGGACCTCCAGGGGAACATGCTGAAGGTGATCCCTCCAGCTGCCTTCCAGGACCTGCCTTACCTCACACACCTGGACCTGCGGCACTGTCAGGTGGAGATGGTGGCCGAGGGCGCCTTCCGCGGCCTGGGTCGCCTGCTCCTCCTCAATTTGGCCTCCAACCACCTGAGCACCCTGCCCCAGGAGGCGTTGGACGGGCTGGGCTCGCTGAGACGGCTGGAGCTGGAGGGGAACATGCTGGAGGAGCTGCGGCCCGGGTCCTTTGGGGCACTGGGCGCGCTGGCCACGCTTAACCTGGCCCACAACGCCTTAGTTTACCTGCCCGCCATGGCCTTCCAGGGGCTGCTGCGCACGCGCTGGCTGCAGCTGTCCCACAACGCGCTCAGCGTGCTGGCCCCGGAGGCCCTGGCCGGCCTGCCCGCCCTGCGCCGGCTCAGCCTACACCACAATGAGCTCCAGGCCCTGCCCGGGGCAGCCTTGTCCCAGGCTCGCGGCCTGGCCCGTCTGGAGCTGGGTCACAACCCACTCACCTACACAGGTGAGGAGGACGGACTGGCGCTGCCAGGCTTGAGAGAGCTGATGCTGGACCACGGGGCCCTGCAGGCTCTGGGTCCCCGAGCCTTCGCCCACTGTCCGCGACTGCACACCCTGGACCTCCGAGGGAACCAGCTGGACACGCTGCCCCCGCTGCAGGGCCCGGGCCAGCTGCGCCAGCTGTGGCTGCAGGGCAACCCGCTGTGGTGCGGCTGCCAGGCGCGGCCTCTGCTCGAGTGGCTGGCGCGGGCGCGCGTGCGCTCGGACGGCGCGTGCCGGGGGCCGCGGCGGCTGCGAGGCGAGGCCCTGGACGCGCTGCGGCCCTCGGACCTACGCTGCCCCGGGGACGCGgcggaggaagaggaagaggagcgGACGGTGGCTGTCCCCCGCCCCACTCCGCGCGCCCCGCGGGAGGAGGACGGGGCGGCCACGCCCTGCCCTCGAGCCTGCGTGTGCGTCTCCGAGTCCCGGCACAGTTCCTGTGAGGGTCGCGGCCTGCAGGCGGTGCCCCGCGGCTTCCCCAACGACACCCAGCTCCTGGACCTGAGGCGGAACCACTTCCCTTCAGTGCCTCGAGCGGCCTTCCCCGGCCTGGGCCACCTGGTGTCGCTACACCTTCAGCACTGCGGCATTGCAGAGCTGGAGGCGGGCGCCTTGGCGGGGCTGGGCCGCCTCGTCTACCTCTACCTGTCTGACAACCAGCTGTCAGGCCTCAGCGCTGCCGCCCTTGAAGGGGCGCCTCACCTTGGCTACCTGTACCTGGAGCGCAACCGCTTCCAGCAGGTGCCAGGGGCCGCCCTACGCGCCCTACCCAGTCTCTTCTCCCTTCACCTGCAGGACAATGCTGTGGACCACCTGGCACCTGGTGACTTGGTGGGGGCGCGGGCCTTGCGCCGGCTCTATCTGAGTGGAAACCGCATCACCAAGGTGTCACCTGGGGCTCTGGGCCCAGCTCGGGAGCTGGAGATACTGCACCTTGACAGGAACCAGCTTAGAGAGGTGCCCACTGGAGCTTTGGAAGGGCTGCCTGCCCTCCTGGAGCTTCAGCTTTCAGGGAACCCACTCAGGGCCCTGCAGGATGGGGCCTTCCAGCCTATAAGCCCATCGCTGCAGCACCTCTTCCTGAACAGCAGTGGCCTGGAGCAG ATATCTCCCAGGGCCTTCTCAGGCATGGGGCCAGGGCTCCAGACCCTGCACCTGCAGAAGAACCAACTTCGGGCCCTGCCCGCCCTACCCAGTCTCAGCCAACTTGAGCTCATTGACCTCAGCGGAAATCCCTTCCACTGTGACTGCCAGCTGCTCCCATTGCACAG gtGGCTCACTGGGCTGAACCTGCGGGTGGGGGCTACATGTGCCACCCCTCCCAGTGTGCGTGGTCAGAGGGTGAAAGCTGCAGCTGCTATCTTTGAAGATTGCCCAGGCTGGATGGCCAGGAAAGCCAAGCAGACACCAGCCTTCAGGCCGAGTGCCAGGAGAATCCCTATCAAGAGAAGACAGCGAGGAGCAGACAAG gtggggaaggagagaggccaCCTCTGA
- the Rangap1 gene encoding ran GTPase-activating protein 1 isoform X2, whose amino-acid sequence MASEDIAKLAETLAKAQVAGGQLSFKGKSLKLNTAEDAKDVIKEIEDFDGLEALRLEGNTVGVEAARVIAKALEKKSELKRCHWSDMFTGRLRSEIPPALISLGEGLITAGAQLVELDLSDNAFGPDGVRGFEALLKSPACFTLHELKLNNCGMGIGGGKILAAALTECHRKSSAQGKPLALKVFVAGRNRLENDGATALAEAFGIIGTLEEVYMPQNGINHPGVTALAQAFAINSLLRVINLNDNTFTEKGAVAMAEELNLSFCEIKRDAALAVAEAVADKTELEKLDLNGNTLGEEGCEQLQEVLDGFNMAKVLASLSDDEGEDDEDEDEEAEEEEEEEEEEEEEEEEEEEEEEPQQGGQGEEPATPSRKILDPNSGEPGPVLSSSPPADVSAFLAFPSPEKLLRLGPKSSMLIAQQTDTSDPEKVVSAFLKVASVFKDEASVRAAVQDAVDALMKKAFSSSSFNSNAFLTSLLVHMGLLKSEDKIKAISNLYGPLMALNHMVQQDYFPKALAPLLLAFVTKPNGALESCSFARHNLLQTLYKV is encoded by the exons CTAAAGACgtaattaaagaaattgaagactttGATGGCTTGGAAGCTCTGCGCTTAGAGGGCAACACGGTGGGCGTGGAAGCAGCCAGGGTCATCGCCAAGGCCTTAGAGAAGAAATCCGAGTTGAAG CGATGCCACTGGAGCGACATGTTCACGGGGAGGCTGCGGTCCGAGATCCCGCCAGCCCTG ATCTCACTAGGGGAGGGACTCATCACTGCCGGAGCTCAGCTGGTGGAGCTGGACCTAAGTGACAACGCATTCGGGCCTGACGGTGTGCGTGGCTTTGAGGCATTGCTCAAGAGCCCAGCCTGCTTTACCCTGCACGAACTCAAGCTTAACAACTGTGGCATGGGCATCGGTGGTGGCAAG ATTCTAGCAGCAGCTCTGACTGAGTGTCACCGAAAGTCCAGTGCCCAAGGCAAGCCGCTGGCCCTGAAGGTCTTTGTGGCTGGCAGGAATCGTCTGGAGAACGATGGCGCCACAGCATTGGCAGAAGCTTTTGGG ATCATTGGGACTCTGGAGGAGGTCTACATGCCACAGAATGGGATCAACCACCCTGGTGTCACAGCACTGGCCCAGGCATTTGCCATCAACTCCTTGCTGCGGGTTATCAACCTGAATGACAACACTTTTACTGAGAAGGGTGCAGTGGCCATGGCTGAG gaACTGAACCTGTCGTTCTGTGAAATCAAGAGAGATGCTGCCTTAGCTGTTGCTGAGGCTGTGGCAGACAAGACTGAGCTGGAGAAGCTGGACCTCAATG GTAACACTCTGGGAGAAGAGGGCTGTGAGCAGCTTCAGGAGGTGCTAGATGGCTTCAACATGGCCAAGGTGCTGGCATCACTCAG TGATGATGAGGGCGAGGatgatgaggatgaggatgaggaagctgaggaagaggaagaggaggaagaagaggaggaggaagaggaggaagaagaggaggaagaagaagaaccaCAGCAGGGAGGACAAGGAGAGGAGCCAGCCACACCCTCAAGAAAGATTCTGGACCCTAACAGTGGA GAACCAGGTCCTGTGCTGTCCTCCTCGCCTCCCGCAGATGTCTCTGCCTTCCTGGCATTCCCCTCCCCAGAGAAGCTGCTGCGCCTTGGCCCCAAGAGCTCCATGCTGATAGCCCAGCAG ACTGATACATCCGATCCTGAAAAGGTAGTCTCTGCCTTTCTGAAGGTGGCATCTGTGTTCAAGGATGAAGCCTCAGTGAGGGCAGCGGTGCAGGATGCAGTAG ATGCCCTCATGAAGAAGGCTTTCAGCTCCTCGTCCTTCAACTCCAATGCCTTCCTCACCAGTCTCCTGGTCCACATGGGTCTACTCAAG AGTGAAGATAAGATCAAGGCCATTTCTAACCTCTATGGCCCACTGATGGCACTGAATCACATGGTACAGCAAGACTATTTCCCCAAGGCCCTTGCACCTTTGCTGCTGGCATTTGTGACCAA GCCCAATGGTGCCCTGGAATCCTGCTCCTTTGCCCGTCACAATCTCCTGCAGACACTGTACAAGGTCTAG
- the Rangap1 gene encoding ran GTPase-activating protein 1 isoform X1, with amino-acid sequence MASEDIAKLAETLAKAQVAGGQLSFKGKSLKLNTAEDAKDVIKEIEDFDGLEALRLEGNTVGVEAARVIAKALEKKSELKRCHWSDMFTGRLRSEIPPALISLGEGLITAGAQLVELDLSDNAFGPDGVRGFEALLKSPACFTLHELKLNNCGMGIGGGKILAAALTECHRKSSAQGKPLALKVFVAGRNRLENDGATALAEAFGIIGTLEEVYMPQNGINHPGVTALAQAFAINSLLRVINLNDNTFTEKGAVAMAETLKILRQVEVINFGDCLVRSKGAIAIADAVRGGLPKLKELNLSFCEIKRDAALAVAEAVADKTELEKLDLNGNTLGEEGCEQLQEVLDGFNMAKVLASLSDDEGEDDEDEDEEAEEEEEEEEEEEEEEEEEEEEEEPQQGGQGEEPATPSRKILDPNSGEPGPVLSSSPPADVSAFLAFPSPEKLLRLGPKSSMLIAQQTDTSDPEKVVSAFLKVASVFKDEASVRAAVQDAVDALMKKAFSSSSFNSNAFLTSLLVHMGLLKSEDKIKAISNLYGPLMALNHMVQQDYFPKALAPLLLAFVTKPNGALESCSFARHNLLQTLYKV; translated from the exons CTAAAGACgtaattaaagaaattgaagactttGATGGCTTGGAAGCTCTGCGCTTAGAGGGCAACACGGTGGGCGTGGAAGCAGCCAGGGTCATCGCCAAGGCCTTAGAGAAGAAATCCGAGTTGAAG CGATGCCACTGGAGCGACATGTTCACGGGGAGGCTGCGGTCCGAGATCCCGCCAGCCCTG ATCTCACTAGGGGAGGGACTCATCACTGCCGGAGCTCAGCTGGTGGAGCTGGACCTAAGTGACAACGCATTCGGGCCTGACGGTGTGCGTGGCTTTGAGGCATTGCTCAAGAGCCCAGCCTGCTTTACCCTGCACGAACTCAAGCTTAACAACTGTGGCATGGGCATCGGTGGTGGCAAG ATTCTAGCAGCAGCTCTGACTGAGTGTCACCGAAAGTCCAGTGCCCAAGGCAAGCCGCTGGCCCTGAAGGTCTTTGTGGCTGGCAGGAATCGTCTGGAGAACGATGGCGCCACAGCATTGGCAGAAGCTTTTGGG ATCATTGGGACTCTGGAGGAGGTCTACATGCCACAGAATGGGATCAACCACCCTGGTGTCACAGCACTGGCCCAGGCATTTGCCATCAACTCCTTGCTGCGGGTTATCAACCTGAATGACAACACTTTTACTGAGAAGGGTGCAGTGGCCATGGCTGAG ACCCTGAAGATCTTGCGGCAGGTGGAGGTGATCAATTTTGGTGACTGCCTGGTGCGCTCCAAAGGGGCCATTGCCATTGCAGATGCCGTCCGTGGTGGTCTGCCTAAGCTGAAG gaACTGAACCTGTCGTTCTGTGAAATCAAGAGAGATGCTGCCTTAGCTGTTGCTGAGGCTGTGGCAGACAAGACTGAGCTGGAGAAGCTGGACCTCAATG GTAACACTCTGGGAGAAGAGGGCTGTGAGCAGCTTCAGGAGGTGCTAGATGGCTTCAACATGGCCAAGGTGCTGGCATCACTCAG TGATGATGAGGGCGAGGatgatgaggatgaggatgaggaagctgaggaagaggaagaggaggaagaagaggaggaggaagaggaggaagaagaggaggaagaagaagaaccaCAGCAGGGAGGACAAGGAGAGGAGCCAGCCACACCCTCAAGAAAGATTCTGGACCCTAACAGTGGA GAACCAGGTCCTGTGCTGTCCTCCTCGCCTCCCGCAGATGTCTCTGCCTTCCTGGCATTCCCCTCCCCAGAGAAGCTGCTGCGCCTTGGCCCCAAGAGCTCCATGCTGATAGCCCAGCAG ACTGATACATCCGATCCTGAAAAGGTAGTCTCTGCCTTTCTGAAGGTGGCATCTGTGTTCAAGGATGAAGCCTCAGTGAGGGCAGCGGTGCAGGATGCAGTAG ATGCCCTCATGAAGAAGGCTTTCAGCTCCTCGTCCTTCAACTCCAATGCCTTCCTCACCAGTCTCCTGGTCCACATGGGTCTACTCAAG AGTGAAGATAAGATCAAGGCCATTTCTAACCTCTATGGCCCACTGATGGCACTGAATCACATGGTACAGCAAGACTATTTCCCCAAGGCCCTTGCACCTTTGCTGCTGGCATTTGTGACCAA GCCCAATGGTGCCCTGGAATCCTGCTCCTTTGCCCGTCACAATCTCCTGCAGACACTGTACAAGGTCTAG